The genome window GAGCATTTCCTTGGCCTCGCCGCGTTGAACCTCATCACCTTCGGTCAACACTTCGGAAAGGATATCCCGAGCACCGTCCGCATCCCCCATGTCGATATAGGCCTGGGCGAGGTCGAGCTTGGTGGCCACCTCATCCGTGCCGGAGAGGAAGTCGAATTCCGGCTCATCATCGCCCTGCGCCGCATCTTCTGCGGTGAAAGACGGCTCGATGGATGGATGCTCCAGGCTCTGGGACAAGCGATCCAGCTCGGCGTTGACATCATCCAGCTCCGACGTGAACGCATCGGGCTTGGCGGCGGCTTCCGGCTCATCGGCCAGGGACAGGTCGAAATCTTCTGGCAAATCGAAGTCATCCAGCGCCGCAGGCGTGAGGGTCGGCGGCTCGACGGCCGGCACGTCCTTCATCTGCTCTTCCAGGCCCGAGAGGAAGTCGTCATCGGATTGTGCCGAAGCGGGGGCATCCAGTTGCAGGTCCAGATCGAAGTCCGACAGGTCATCCGGGCTGGCCTTGGCTTCGGTCTGCTGCTGCAGCAGCGACTCGAACGTCTGCTGATCGTCCTTGACCTCGGCCGGGGACGCCTGCTCAAGCTCGTCGAGGCTCAGATCGAAATCGGTGTCGAAGGCCTCGGGCGCAGGAGCAGCCGGCTTGTCTTCCAGCAAATCCTTGACGTATTGAGCGTCCAGGGCAGCTGCAGCCACTGCGGCGCTAACACCCGCCGCCAACACCGCCATGGCCGGGAAGCGACTCTTGAGCTGTTCGACCTGGGCATGGTTTTCACCATTGGCCACGAGTTGACGCTCCTGGGTCACGAAGCCGTCCTTGTCGTTTTGCAGGCCGTAGACTTCCATCAGCTTCAAGCGCAGGTCGCTGCGCTTGGGCTCATGCTTGATCGCTTGCTCCAGCACGTCGGCGGCCTGGTTCAGGTGACCACGGTCGATATGGGACTGGGCTTGGGCCAGCGCATCGTTTGAGTTCACCGGAGCCACGGCAACAGCCAGCGGCGCCAGTACGGAAGCAACGGTCGGCACAACAGGCGCCGGCTCAACCACCGGAGCCGGGGCCGGTGCGGCGGCCAGCTTTACGCTGGGCGGCGGCGTCTCCAGGCCTTCGAAGCTGCTTGGCGGCAGGTCGTCATGGAGGTTCGAGGTGAACTCCGGCTCTTCAGCCAGGGCCCGCGCCATGCGCAAGTGTTTTTCCTCTTCGCGGCGCGCATTGCGATGGCGCGCCCACAACAACAGGAGCAACAACACCAACAGGCCCGCTGCGCCCCCGATCACACCGAGTACGATCGGGTTGGTCAGCAGTTCGTTGAATTTGCCGTCGGGGCTGGCCGGTGCCACACCTGTCTTGACCGGTTCAGGCGCTGGCGCGACGGGTGCAGGGGTGACGGCATCGGGCGTAGCAGGTGCAGTGGATGGCTCGCCTGCCAACTGCGCAGGCATTGCTGCAGTCGCCGGAGCAGCCGGAACACCCTTTTCAGCCTGCAAACGCGCCAGTTGATCGTTTTTCAGTTGAATCAGTTTTTGCAGCTTGTCCAACTGACTTTGCAGGTCTGCCGCGCGGCTTTTCAGCTCTTCGTTGTCGCGTCGGGTGGTGTCCAGTTGCTCCTGGGTCATCGCCAGCTTGTCGCTGAGTGCCGCACTGTCGCCCGCCTTGCCCTTGGCGCCCTTCTTGGCGGCTTCGGCCGACACCAGGCTCAAGTTGTCCTTGGCGTTGGTGCTTGCAGGCGCGTTGCCTGCCTGGGTGCGCTTGGTGGCGTCCAGTTGCTGTTTGCCCGCTGCCGGATTGGTGGCGGCGCGTCGACCCTGACGCCAGGCGGCATTTTGCGCGCTGACCTCAGCAATTGCCTGGGGTTGCGGCAGCGCGGTGCTTTGTACGGCATCCGGCAGGCGCAGGACCTGGCCGGTTTTCAGACGGTTGATATTGCCGTCGATGAACGCATCCGGGTTCAGCGCCTGGATCGCCAGCATGGTCTGCTGCACGGAGCCGCCATTGCGGTGCTTCGCGGCAATTTCCCACAGGGTGTCGCGGGAGGTGGTGGTGTGTTGTGCCGGTTTGCTCGCTGCGGTCGCGGTGCTGGCCGGAGCAGCCAGACGCGGCGCAGGCGCGACAGCTGCGGGTGCCGACTGGTCGAACTTGGCCGGGTCGAGCAAGACGCTGTAGTCACGCATCAAACGGCCATTAGGCCATTGCACCTGCAACAGAAAACGTACGTAGGAGTCCGGCAACGGCTTGCTGGAGGTGACGCGCACCACGCTGCGGCCATTGGGGTTGATCACCGGGGTGAACGTCAGGTCATTGAGAAACGCCTGGCGATCGACGCCGGCATCCACAAACGCCTGGGCAGACGCCAGGCTTGGCGTGATCTCGGTAGCGGTGAGGCCACCGACATCGAGCAATTCGATTTCCACCGCCAACGGCTGATTCAACTTCGACTTGAGGGTCATCTCCCCCAGCTGCAGCGCCTGCGCCATACCGGAGGACAGCGCCGAGGCGGCCGCTATTGCTAACACCAGCTTGCGAACTTGAACCATAGCCTCATCCTTTGTTTGAACACTCCCCGGCCTGCGAGAAGGTTGGTAACCGCTGCCATAAGGCATGGCGAGCCGATAGGTCACCGACGCGCAACTTTTCCTGCCTGGGGCCAAGCATAGCGCCTGGCTAGAATCAATCTACAAATTGCCGCCAAGTATCTTTTACGCAAGGCCTTTTATCAACAACTGCGCCAGCTGTACGGCATTCAGTGCGGCGCCTTTGCGTACGTTATCTGACGTCAGCCACAGATTTAGTTCCGCCGGGTCATCCACGCCTGCCCGGACGCGACCGACATAGACCACATCCTGGCCCACTGCATCGCCGACTGCTGTAGGAAAATCCCCTTCATCCACGAGCTCGATGCCCGGCGCAGCGTCAAGTGCGCGGCTCACCGCAACCAGATCGACCGCCGCCCCCAGTTGCAGGGACACTGTCAGGCTATCGCCAAAAAACACCGGGGCTTGAACGCAGGTTGCGGAAATCTTTAGCAAAGGTAATCCCAGCACTGCACGCAACTCGTGGACCAGGCGTTTTTCCAGGGTCGTATGCCCCTGGGCATCCGGCGTACCGACCTGCGCCAACAGGTTGAAGGCGACCTGCCGATCAAAGAACTTCGGCTCCAGCGGGCGCATATTCAGCAGCTCGGCGGTTTGCCGGGCCAGTTCGCTGACGGCTTCACGCCCCTGGGCCGACATCGCCAGGCTGGCGGTGACGCTCACCCGCTGGATATCCAGCAAGCCCCGCAAAGGCGCCAGCACCACCGCCAGGTTGGTCGCAGACGGGCTCGGGCTGCCGAGCTGGAACGGCTTCTTCAGGCCTTCCAGCACGTGGGCATTGGCCTCCGGCACCACCTGCGGCGCCTGTTCGGCCGGCAACGCACCGGACAAGTCGATCACCGAGCACCCCGCCGCCGTGGCACGCGGCGCAAAACTCAGGGTGACAGCCGGCCCCGCCGCAAAGAACGCCAGCTGCGCCTTGCTGAAGTCAAATTCGTCGACTTCCTTGACCCGCACATTCTTGCCGCGAAAGGGCACGGAGGCGCCGGCCGAGTTGTTGCCCGCCAGCAAATACAGGGTGCCTACCGGAAAATCCAGCTCTTCGAGGATCTGCACCAGGGTTTCACCGACGGTGCCGGTGGCGCCGATCACGGCGATTTCAAAGGTCTGGGTCATGGGGGCTGCCTCGGGCATTGCGGGGGGAGCGGCACTTTACCGGGTGGTGGGGGGTGAGGCAATTAAGCTGGGGTTTGTGGTGGGGCTGATGGCCTCATCGGGGGCAAGCCCCCTCCCACATTTTGACCTGCGAACCCGTTCGAGTGTGGGAGGGGGCTTGCCCCCCGATGAGGCCCGACCAAACAACAAAAAACCCGCGCCTGTCACCAGAACGCGGGTTTCTCTCATTGCCTTACGCGATCAACGCTCCAGCAAAATCCGCAACATGCGGCGCAGCGGTTCGGCCGCGCCCCACAGCAGCTGGTCGCCCACGGTGAATGCACCAAGGAACTGACTGCCCATGTTCAGTTTGCGCAGACGGCCCACCGGTACATTCAGGGTGCCGGTGACCTTGGTCGGGCTCAGCTCCTGCATGCTGATATCACGGTTGTTCGGCACCAGCTTGACCCAAGGGTTGTGCTGACTGATCAACGCTTCGATATCGGCAATCGGCACGTCTTTGTTCAGCTTGATGGTCAGCGCCTGGCTGTGGCAGCGCATCGCGCCGATACGCACGCAGATGCCGTCTACCGGGATCGGGCTCTTGAAGCGGCCGAGGATCTTGTTGGTCTCGGCCTGGGCCTTCCACTCTTCGCGGCTCTGGCCGTTCGGCAGTTCCTTGTCGATCCACGGGATCAGGCTACCGGCCAACGGCACGCCGAAGTTTTCAGTCGGGTAGGCATCGCTGCGCATGGCTTCGGCCACGCGGCGGTCAATGTCGAGGATCGCGCTGGCCGGGTCGGCCAGTTGATCGGCGACGGCGGCGTGGGTCGCGCCCATCTGCTTGATCAGCTCGCGCATGTTCTGTGCGCCGGCACCCGAGGCCGCCTGATAGGTCATGGCACTCATCCACTCGACCAGGCCGGCTTCGAACAAGCCGCCCAGGCCCATCAGCATCAGGCTGACGGTGCAGTTGCCGCCGACGTAGTTCTTGGTGCCCGCGTCCAACTGCTGGTCGATGACCTTGCGGTTCACCGGGTCGAGGATGATCACCGCGTCGTCCTGCATGCGCAGGCTCGAGGCGGCGTCGATCCAGTAACCCTGCCAGCCGGCTTCGCGCAGCTTGGGGAAGACTTCGCTGGTGTAGTCGCCACCCTGACAGGTCAGAATCACGTCGAGGGTTTTCAGCTCTTCAATGTTGTAGGCGTCCTTGAGCGGAGCAATATCCTTGCCCACGGACGGCCCCTGGCCACCCACATTCGAAGTGGTGAAAAACACCGGCTCAATAAGATCGAAATCCTGCTCTTCCAGCATCCGCTGCATGAGCACGGAACCGACCATACCGCGCCAACCGATCAGACCTACACGTTTCATCGCAACTACACCTTGTTAAAAAGTGGGCCGCCTTGCAGCAACAACTGCAAGCGGGCCCGAGAGATTACAGATTCCGCAGCGCGGCGACTACTGCGTCGCCCATTTCTTGCGTACCGACCTTGGTGCAACCCTGCGACCAGATGTCGCCGGTGCGCAAACCCTGATCCAGCACCAGGCTCACGGCTTTCTCGATGGCATCCGCCGCGTCGCTCAGGTTGAAGCTGTAACGCAGCATCATCGACACCGACAAAATGGCCGCCAGCGGGTTGGCAATACCCTGGCCCGCGATGTCCGGCGCCGAACCGTGACAAGGCTCGTACATGCCCTTGTTGTTGGTGTCCAGGGACGCCGACGGCAGCATGCCGATGGAACCGGTGAGCATCGACGCCTGGTCGGACAGGATGTCGCCGAACAGGTTGTCGGTGACGATCACGTCGAACTGCTTCGGCGCACGCACCAGCTGCATGGCGGCGTTGTCGACGTACATGTGGCTCAGTTCGACGTCGGGGTAATCCTTGGCGACTTCTTCGACGATTTCGCGCCACAGTTGGCTGGAGGCCAGTACGTTGGCCTTGTCCACCGAGCAGACCTTCTTGCCACGCACGCGGGCCATGTCGAAGCCGACACGGGCGATACGGCGGATTTCGCTCTCGCTGTACGGCAGGGTGTCGTAGGCCTGGCGTTCGCCATTCTCCAACTCGCGCACGCCCCGTGGCGAGCCGAAGTAGATACCGCCGGTCAGCTCGCGCACGATCAGGATATCCAGGCCTGCCACCACTTCCGGCTTGAGGCTCGAGGCATCGGCCAGTTGCGGGTAGAGGATCGCCGGGCGCAGGTTACCGAACAGGCCCAGTTGCGCGCGGATTTTCAGCAGGCCGCGCTCAGGGCGGATGTCACGTTCGATCTTGTCCCACTTCGGGCCGCCCACAGCGCCGAGCAATACGGCGTCGGCCGCGCGGGCGCGGTCCAGGGTCTCGTCGGCCAGCGGTACGCCGTGCTTGTCGATGGCCGCGCCGCCGATCACGTCGTGGCTCAGCTCGAAGCCCAGGCTGTACTTGGTGTTGGCCAGTTCCAGCACCTTGACCGCTTCGGCCATGATTTCCGGACCAATACCGTCGCCAGGGAGAATCAGAATCTGCTTGCTCATGCGTTCCTCATTTCATCAAGCGACCCGCCCGTGGGCAGGTCGGGAAAAATCAATCAGCGTTCGGCGAAAACCACCAGCACGTCGGTGCTGAAGGTGCCGTCGGCTTGAATTTCGTAATAATCACGCACTTCCTGGCCCATCGCCGTTTGCAGCTCAAGAATCGCGGCACGCAGAACCTGCGGCGTGCGCATGCGCTCGACCCAAGAGGTGTACTCCAGGCGCAAACGCTGGCGGCTGCTGGTGCGCACATGCAAGCCGGACTCGCTGAGCTGCTGCATCCACTCGGCGGCGGAGTAGTCGCGCACGTGGCTGGTGTCGCGCAGCACTTCGACGGTTTGCAGGTAAGTGTCCAACAGCGGGCTGCCCGGTGACAAGACGTCGACGAAGGCCGCCACGCCACCCGGCTTGAGCACCCGGCGTACTTCACGCAGGGCCAGGCCGAGGTCGCTCCAGTGGTGGGCCGAGTAGCGGCTGAACACGAAGTCGAACTCGCCATCGGCGAACGGCAGGCGCTCAGCGGCGCCGTTCACGGTGCGGATGTTGCCCAGGCCACGGTCCGTCGCAGCAGCGGCGACCACGTCGAGCATCTGTTGGGACAGGTCGTAGGCGACCACTTCCTTGACCAGGGGCGCGACGTGGAAGCTGACATGACCGGCACCGCAGCCCAGGTCCAGCAGTCGTGCACTGCCCTGCCCGGTCAGTTCGGCCTGGAGTAGCGCGAATTCGGTGCCCTGGGCGTGCACGGCACTGCTCAGGTAGGCGGAGGCTTGCTCGCCGAATTGTTTTTGCACGACTTGGGTGTGGGCGGTGGTGGTCATGGCGGTTTCCTTGGGACTTGTGTTGTTGACACTGGCCTCATCGGGGGCAAGCCCCCTCCCACACTTGAATGTGTTCGCAGCTCAAAATGTGGGAGGGGGCTTGCCCCCGATAGCGGCGAGCCTACCTACATCAATCGCGAAACAACCAAGGCTGACTCGCCCGGTGCTTGGCCTCAAACGCGGCAATCGCATCGCCGTCCTGCAGGGTCAGGCCGATATCGTCCAGGCCGTTGATCAGGCAGTGCTTGCGGAAGGCATCCACCTCAAAGTGGTACACCTTGCCATCGGGACGGGTCACGGTCTGCGCGGCCAGGTCGACGGTCAGTTGGTAGCCCTCTTCGGCCTCAACCTGCTTGAACAACTCGTCCACTTCAGCATCGCTCAAGATGATCGGCAGCAAGCCGTTCTTGAAGCTGTTGTTGAAGAAGATGTCGGCATAGCTCGGCGCGATGATGCTGCGAAAGCCATACTCTTCCAGGGCCCACGGCGCGTGTTCACGGCTGGAACCGCAACCGAAGTTTTCCCGGGCCAGCAAGACGCTGGCGCCCTGATAACGCTCGGCATTGAGCACGAAGTCCTTGTTCAGCGGGCGCTTGGAGTTGTCCTGGTAGGCGTAGCCCACGTCCAGGTAGCGCCACTCGTCGAACAGGTTGGGGCCGAAGCCGGTGCGCTTGATCGACTTCAAGAACTGCTTGGGGATGATCTGGTCTGTGTCGACGTTGGCGCGATCCAGAGGGGCGACAAGGCCGGTGTGTTGAGTAAAAGCACGCATCGGGTATTCCTCAGATCAATTCGCGAACGTCGATGAAACGACCGTTGACGGCAGCGGCGGCGGCCATGGCCGGGCTGACCAGGTGGGTACGCCCACCGGCGCCCTGGCGCCCTTCGAAGTTACGGTTGGAAGTGGACGCGCAATGCTCACCCGACTCCAAACGGTCCGGGTTCATCGCCAGGCACATCGAGCAGCCTGGCTCACGCCATTCAAAACCGGCTTCGAGGAAGATCTTGTCCAGGCCTTCGGCTTCAGCCTGCGCCTTGACCAGGCCCGAGCCCGGCACCACGATGGCTTGCTTGATGGTCGAGGCAACTTTGCGGCCCTTGGCGATCACTGCCGCGGCGCGCAGGTCTTCGATCCGCGAGTTGGTGCAGGAACCGATGAACACGCGATCCAACTGAATGTCGGTAATCGCCTGGTTGGCCTTCAAGCCCATGTACTTCAAGGCACGCTCAATGGAGCCGCGCTTGACCAGGTCGGCTTCCCGGGCCGGGTCGGGCACGTTCTGGTCGACGGCCAGGACCATCTCCGGCGAAGTGCCCCAACTGACCTGCGGCTTGATCTGGGCAGCGTCCAACTCGACCACGGTGTCGAACATCGCATCGGCGTCGGAGACCAGGTCTTTCCAGGCCTCGACAGCGGCGTCCCAGTCCTTGCCTTGTGGGGCAAATGGACGGCCCTTGACGTATTCAACGGTCTTTTCGTCCGCCGCCACCATGCCCACGCGGGCACCGGCTTCGATGGACATGTTGCAGATGGTCATGCGGCCTTCGATGGACAGGTCGCGAATCGCGCTGCCGGCAAACTCGATGGCATGGCCGTTACCGCCGGCGGTGCCGATCTTGCCGATCACGGCGAGCACGATGTCCTTGGCGGTCACGCCGAACGGCAACTGGCCTTCGACTTTAACCAACATGTTCTTCATCTTCTTGGCGACCAGGCACTGGGTGGCGAACACATGCTCCACCTCGGAGGTGCCGATGCCGTGGGCCAGGGCGCCGAACGCACCGTGGGTGGAGGTGTGGGAGTCGCCGCAGACCACGGTCATGCCCGGCAAGGTAGCGCCCTGCTCCGGGCCGATCACGTGCACGATGCCTTGACGCACGTCATTCATCTTGAATTCAGTGATGCCATATTCGTCGCAGTAGTCGTCGAGGGTCTGCACCTGCAAACGCGACACCTGGTCGGCAATGGCTTCGATGCCGCCCTTGCGCTCAGGCGTGGTCGGTACGTTGTGGTCCGGGGTGGCGATGATGGAGTCGACGCGCCAAGGCTTGCGCCCGGCCAGCCGCAGGCCTTCGAACGCTTGGGGCGAGGTCACTTCATGGATGATGTGACGGTCGATATAGATCAGCGACGAGCCATCGTCGCGCCGTTTCACTTCATGGGAATCCCAAAGCTTGTCGTAAAGCGTTTTGCCGGCCATCAGTCGGTCCTCATCAGCGGTATTTCTCTATGCCGGGCTTTTCAATAACCCTTTGGCTTGTGAGGCTGATGGTATGGCGCTACATTAAATAACTCAAATTCATATTTTTTATGCTTTGGATTACCAACTGGAATACATGAATGGACCTGGCCAACCTCAATGCCTTTATCGCCATCGCCGAGACCGGCAGCTTCTCCGGTGCCGGTGAACGCCTGCACCTGACCCAGCCAGCCATCAGCAAGCGCATTGCCGGCCTGGAGCAACAATTGAAAGTGCGTTTGTTCGACCGCCTGGGCCGTGAAGTCGGCCTGACTGAGGCCGGACGGGCCTTGCTGCCACGCGCCTATCAGATCCTCAACGTGCTGGACGACACGCGCCGCGCCCTCACCAACCTCACCGGCGAAGTCAGCGGGCGCCTGACCCTGGCCACCAGCCACCATATCGGCCTGCATCGTTTGCCGCCGGTGCTGCGCGCATTCACCCGGGAATACCCGAATGTGGCACTGGATATTCAGTTCCTCGATTCGGAAGTGGCCTACGAAGAAATCCTCCACGGCCGCGCCGAAGTGGCGGTGATCACCCTGGCACCCGATCCCCACCATCTGGTGCGTGCCACTCCGGTGTGGGACGACCCGCTGGACTTCGTGGTGGCGCCGGAGCACAGCCTGATCAGCAACGGCCACGTGAACCTGGCCGACATTGCCGGCCACCCGGCGGTGTTCCCCGGCGGCAACACCTTCACCCACCATATTGTCAGCCGGCTGTTCGAGGCCCAGGGCCTCACGCCAAATATCGCGATGAGCACTAACTACCTGGAAACGATCAAGATGATGGTATCGATCGGCCTGGCCTGGAGCGTCCTGCCGCGCACCATGCTCGATGATCAGGTGGCAAGTATCGCTTTGCCGGGCATACAACTCAGTCGCCAGCTAGGCTATATCGTGCACACCGAAAGGACGCTGTCGAATGCTGCGCGGGCTTTCATGAGCCTATTGGATGCACAGGTCGATCTGCCAGGGATACCGGCATGAAACCGTGCGGCCTCCAGGTCTGAACTGAACCGCGCCTTACGCCCATCGAGCCAAGGCCCTTTGATAATGCGCAACCCCGTCGACTCCTTGCCACCCCTGCCCCGCATTTACGCCCTGGACCCCCAAGAGGCGGAACAAAGCTGGGACAGCGCCCCGCAACTGCTGGCCGCGCTCAATGCCGCCCGGCTGGGCGCCTGGTGCTGGGAAATCGACACCGGCAGGATAAGCTGGTCGCGGGGCACCCAGGCGCTGTTCGGCTTTGACCCGCGCCAACCGCTACCCAAGGACCTGGACTATCTGGACCTGCTCGCGCCACAGGATCGCGCCCGCGTGGTGCGGGCCTTTCACGCGGTATTGGCCGGCGAGCCGTTCGAACAGGCGATGCATCACCATATCCAGTGGCCGGACGGCACCCACCACTGGCTGGAAATCAATGGCAGCCTGGCACCTGACAAAGCCGGGCGGCGGCGCATGATCGGGGTGATCCGCGAGACCACCCGCCAGCGCGAACGGGAGCACGCCCTCAGCCACTCGGAAAAACGCTTCGCCACGCTGTTTCACCTGTGCCCCAACATGGTCTTGCTGACTCGCCAGTCCGACGGACTGATCAGTGAGGCCAACCAGTATTTCGAGATGCTTTTCGGCTGGCCGGTCGCCGATGCCATCGGCCGCACCACCCTGGACCTGGGCCTGTGGCGCCATCCGGAACAGCGTGCGCAACTGGTCAAGGCGACCCAGCGCAAGGGCCTGCCCATCACCATGGAGGTGCAGTTCTGCGCCAGCAACGGCCAGATCCACGACGGCACCCTCAGCGCACAAAAGGTGGAATTGGACGGCGAGGCTTACCTGCTCAGTACCTTTCTGGACACCACCGAGCGCAAAATAGCCGAGCAGGCCCTCAAGGACAGCCAGGAACGCCTCGACCTGGCCCTGGATTCAGCGCAACTGGGTACCTGGGACTGGCACATCCCCACCGGCATGCTCTATGGCTCGGCCCGCGCCGCCCAATTGCATGGCCTGCCGCCGGAGCCGTTCCACGAGTCCTTTGACGCCTTCTTCGATGGCATGCCCAATGACGAGCGCGAGAGCATGCGCAACGCCTACCGCACCCTGCGCGAAGGCCCGGCCGGCAATTATCAGCTGACGTATCGCGTGCCCATGGAAGACGGCAGCTCACGCTACCTCGAAAGCCGCGCCCGCCTGTACCGTGATGAGCACGGCGCGCCGCTGCGCATGGCCGGCACGTTGCTGGACATCACCGACCAGGTGGAACGCGAACAACGCCTGACCGCCTCCGAGGAAAAATTCGCCAGCCTGTTCCAGGCCAGCCCGGACCCGATCTGCGTCACCTGCCTGGAGGGCGGCGCGTTTATCGAAATCAACCCCGCGTTTACCCAGACCTTTGGCTGGACGGCCGCCGAGGTCATCGACAAAAGCGCCGAGCAGATTGGCCTATGGGACGAGTCGAGCAAGCGCCTGCAGCGTATCGAGCGGATGATCCGCGAGCAGGCATTGAACAATGTGGCGATCGTGGTGCATCACAAGAACGGCCAGACCCTGACATGCGTCATCTCCAGCCGCTTGATCAAGGTGGGTGACCAGCCGTGCATCGTCACCACGCTGCGCGATATCACCCAGCAGCAGCGCTCGGAAGCGGCGCTCAAGGCCAGCGAAGAGAAATTCGCCAAGGCCTTCCATTCCAGCCCCGACGCCATTTCCATCACTGAGCGCGACACCGGCCGCTATGTGGAGGTCAACGACGGCTTCTGCCGCCTGACCGGCTATCGCGCCGAGGAAGCCATCGGCTTGACCCTGTATCAGATCGGCATCTGGGCCGATGAAAACCAGCGCGCCGCGCTGCTGGCCGAGTTGCAGATCAAGGGCCGCATTCATCATCTGGAAATGCTCTGGCACAACAAGCGCGGCGAGTTGCTGGCGGTGGAAGTCTCGGTGGAGCCCATCACCCTGAATGAAACCCCGTGCCTGTTGCTGACCGCCCGCGACGTGAGCCTGCTGAAAAACGCCCAGGCGCAGATCCGCCACCTGGCCTATCACGACCCGTTGACCAACCTGCCCAACCGCGCCCTGCTGATGGACCGCCTGAGCCAGCAGATCGCCCTGCTCAAGCGGCATAATCTGCGCGGCGCGCTGCTGTTTCTTGACCTCGACCACTTCAAGCACATCAACGACTCCCTCGGCCACCCGGTGGGCGACACCGTG of Pseudomonas azotoformans contains these proteins:
- a CDS encoding LysR family transcriptional regulator: MDLANLNAFIAIAETGSFSGAGERLHLTQPAISKRIAGLEQQLKVRLFDRLGREVGLTEAGRALLPRAYQILNVLDDTRRALTNLTGEVSGRLTLATSHHIGLHRLPPVLRAFTREYPNVALDIQFLDSEVAYEEILHGRAEVAVITLAPDPHHLVRATPVWDDPLDFVVAPEHSLISNGHVNLADIAGHPAVFPGGNTFTHHIVSRLFEAQGLTPNIAMSTNYLETIKMMVSIGLAWSVLPRTMLDDQVASIALPGIQLSRQLGYIVHTERTLSNAARAFMSLLDAQVDLPGIPA
- a CDS encoding EAL domain-containing protein translates to MRNPVDSLPPLPRIYALDPQEAEQSWDSAPQLLAALNAARLGAWCWEIDTGRISWSRGTQALFGFDPRQPLPKDLDYLDLLAPQDRARVVRAFHAVLAGEPFEQAMHHHIQWPDGTHHWLEINGSLAPDKAGRRRMIGVIRETTRQREREHALSHSEKRFATLFHLCPNMVLLTRQSDGLISEANQYFEMLFGWPVADAIGRTTLDLGLWRHPEQRAQLVKATQRKGLPITMEVQFCASNGQIHDGTLSAQKVELDGEAYLLSTFLDTTERKIAEQALKDSQERLDLALDSAQLGTWDWHIPTGMLYGSARAAQLHGLPPEPFHESFDAFFDGMPNDERESMRNAYRTLREGPAGNYQLTYRVPMEDGSSRYLESRARLYRDEHGAPLRMAGTLLDITDQVEREQRLTASEEKFASLFQASPDPICVTCLEGGAFIEINPAFTQTFGWTAAEVIDKSAEQIGLWDESSKRLQRIERMIREQALNNVAIVVHHKNGQTLTCVISSRLIKVGDQPCIVTTLRDITQQQRSEAALKASEEKFAKAFHSSPDAISITERDTGRYVEVNDGFCRLTGYRAEEAIGLTLYQIGIWADENQRAALLAELQIKGRIHHLEMLWHNKRGELLAVEVSVEPITLNETPCLLLTARDVSLLKNAQAQIRHLAYHDPLTNLPNRALLMDRLSQQIALLKRHNLRGALLFLDLDHFKHINDSLGHPVGDTVLRIVTARLEASVRMEDTVARLGGDEFVVLLSGLEGSRMEVSAQVQELADTLRELLSEPMFLDGHRLQVTPSIGVALIPDHGSTPADLLKRADIALYRAKDSGRNTTQMFHNSMQKTASERLRMETDLRLALSRGEFSVHYQPQVDARGNKIVGAEALVRWQHPQLGAQSPSEFIKVLEDSGLILEVGTWILDEACAAFQQLIHEGLVDPLNFSLCVNISPRQFRQNDFVERVERSLKQHQLPFSLLKLEITEGIVIQNLDDTISKMRRLKKLGVSFAMDDFGTGYSSLTYLKRLPVDALKIDQSFVRDATHDPNDAEIIRAIVAMARSLNLEVIAEGVETPEQLAFLQKLGCHLFQGYLHSRPLPIEGFRQLLR